A genome region from Pygocentrus nattereri isolate fPygNat1 chromosome 10, fPygNat1.pri, whole genome shotgun sequence includes the following:
- the dusp23b gene encoding dual specificity protein phosphatase 23b isoform X2 — protein MASSPPHNFSWVEPQKLAGLAMPRMPGHYEYLLNNGIKHLVSLSERKPPYHDTCPQLTLHHIKIHDFCAPTFDQINRFLTIIEDANLKGEGVAVHCLHGFGRTGTMLACYLVKTRKISGIEAINEIRRIRRGSIETREQEQMVVQFYQQNKY, from the exons ATGGCATCATCTCCTCCTCACAACTTCTCTTGGGTTGAACCTCAGAAATTGGCTGGCCTGGCGATGCCACGAATGCCTGGTCACTATGAGTACCTGCTGAATAACGGTATCAAACACCTAGTCAGTTTGTCTGAGAGAAAGCCTCCTTATCATGACACCTGTCCACAGTTGACGTTGCATCACATCAAAATACACGACTTCTGTGCTCCAACGTTTGATCAAATCAACCGCTTCTTAACTATAATAGAAGATGCCAATTTAAAAGGAGAG GGCGTCGCAGTGCACTGTTTGCATGGCTTTGGAAGAACAGGGACAATGCTGGCCTGCTACTTGGTGAAGACtagaaaaatcagtgggatTGAGGCCATTAATGAAATCAGAAGGATACGCCGTGGATCTATTGAAACAAGAGAACAAGAGCAAATGGTAGTGCAGTTTTACCAGCAAAATAAGTACTGA
- the dusp23b gene encoding dual specificity protein phosphatase 23b isoform X1 yields the protein MASSPPHNFSWVEPQKLAGLAMPRMPGHYEYLLNNGIKHLVSLSERKPPYHDTCPQLTLHHIKIHDFCAPTFDQINRFLTIIEDANLKGEGVAVHCLHGFGRTGTMLACYLVKTRKISGIEAINEIRRIRRGSIETREQEQMAKHLTPHCEIP from the exons ATGGCATCATCTCCTCCTCACAACTTCTCTTGGGTTGAACCTCAGAAATTGGCTGGCCTGGCGATGCCACGAATGCCTGGTCACTATGAGTACCTGCTGAATAACGGTATCAAACACCTAGTCAGTTTGTCTGAGAGAAAGCCTCCTTATCATGACACCTGTCCACAGTTGACGTTGCATCACATCAAAATACACGACTTCTGTGCTCCAACGTTTGATCAAATCAACCGCTTCTTAACTATAATAGAAGATGCCAATTTAAAAGGAGAG GGCGTCGCAGTGCACTGTTTGCATGGCTTTGGAAGAACAGGGACAATGCTGGCCTGCTACTTGGTGAAGACtagaaaaatcagtgggatTGAGGCCATTAATGAAATCAGAAGGATACGCCGTGGATCTATTGAAACAAGAGAACAAGAGCAAATG GCAAAACATCTTACACCTCACTGTGAGATACCCTAA